One Funiculus sociatus GB2-C1 DNA window includes the following coding sequences:
- a CDS encoding response regulator — MSSETQSSTTNQKLNSSASAAGKRILIVEDSPMNRELLNDYLEYLGYEVFALAEGSGFFQALIDFQPELILLDLKLPDIDGYSLLQQIQKGTEWLHIPIIVVSAFAFQVDKEKALRLGARRFIVKPVNIVDLKQAIQEELQMGSLEASC, encoded by the coding sequence ATGAGCAGCGAAACACAAAGTTCAACGACCAACCAAAAATTAAACTCCAGCGCCTCCGCAGCTGGCAAGCGAATTTTGATCGTTGAGGATAGTCCCATGAATCGAGAGTTGCTGAATGACTACCTGGAATATCTGGGATACGAAGTTTTCGCATTGGCAGAGGGATCGGGCTTTTTTCAGGCGCTGATTGACTTTCAACCTGAATTGATTTTGCTAGACTTGAAGTTACCGGATATCGATGGTTATAGCTTACTTCAACAAATCCAAAAAGGGACAGAGTGGCTGCACATTCCTATAATTGTTGTTTCAGCCTTTGCTTTTCAAGTAGACAAAGAAAAAGCTCTTAGATTGGGCGCCCGTCGCTTTATCGTTAAACCTGTAAATATCGTTGATTTGAAGCAAGCCATACAGGAAGAACTCCAGATGGGGAGTTTAGAGGCTTCCTGTTAG
- a CDS encoding type II toxin-antitoxin system HicB family antitoxin → MNRYSMVIQWSDEDQLFLVTIPEFGDRVVMPCTHGKTRDEAIRNGEEVIEMYLEARLPEGESIPEPSTLQIA, encoded by the coding sequence ATGAATCGATACAGCATGGTTATTCAGTGGTCAGATGAAGACCAACTTTTTCTAGTCACAATCCCAGAGTTTGGCGATCGCGTTGTCATGCCTTGCACTCATGGGAAAACTCGTGACGAAGCAATTCGTAATGGGGAAGAAGTGATTGAAATGTACTTAGAAGCACGGCTTCCCGAAGGTGAATCCATCCCTGAACCCAGCACACTTCAAATTGCCTGA
- a CDS encoding RNA recognition motif domain-containing protein: MSIYVGNLSYEVTQEDLSGVFAEYGSVKRVQLPTDRETGRMRGFAFVEMSTDAEETAAIEALDGAEWMGRDLKVNKAKPREDRGSSFGGGGGGGGRRNSNFSNRY; this comes from the coding sequence ATGTCAATTTATGTAGGCAATCTTTCCTACGAAGTCACACAAGAAGACCTCAGTGGTGTTTTTGCAGAATACGGTAGTGTCAAGCGGGTTCAGCTACCTACTGACCGCGAAACAGGTCGCATGCGCGGCTTTGCTTTTGTGGAAATGAGTACAGATGCTGAAGAAACCGCAGCCATTGAAGCGCTTGATGGCGCTGAATGGATGGGCCGCGATCTGAAAGTTAACAAAGCCAAGCCCCGCGAAGACCGAGGTTCATCCTTTGGTGGTGGTGGTGGCGGCGGTGGTCGGAGAAACAGCAATTTCTCTAACCGCTACTAA
- a CDS encoding DUF4435 domain-containing protein, translating to MREFLSVDREANAIRLKRSNFSGTFLLVEGRSDKIFYERFSDKAACEVVTVSGKPSSKLRVIAVLDILEKSSFQGVLAIVDADFDRLETSSHHSPNLLRTDTHDLETMLLNSVAFDKVIAEFGSQEKITRFGRDVRTALLQAGMSVGYLLWVSQCDGLNLTFDGITFSKFIDEQTLQIDECKLIQEVKNKSQAFSLKSEDIQQRLTNQKSSSHDPWQICCGHDLVEILSLGLRKAIGSAKATDVEPISLERNLRFAYEEAYFRKTQVYLAICTWENNNQPFKVWRNDI from the coding sequence GTGAGAGAGTTTCTTTCAGTTGACCGTGAAGCTAATGCAATTCGACTAAAACGGAGTAATTTTTCAGGTACTTTTCTATTAGTTGAAGGTAGATCGGATAAGATTTTCTATGAGCGTTTTAGTGACAAGGCAGCCTGTGAAGTAGTTACTGTTTCAGGCAAACCCTCCAGCAAGCTTCGAGTGATTGCTGTTCTGGACATTTTGGAGAAATCAAGCTTCCAAGGAGTTTTAGCCATTGTTGATGCAGATTTCGATCGTCTTGAAACTTCATCACATCATAGCCCTAATCTGCTTCGTACAGATACCCATGACCTTGAAACCATGCTGCTCAATTCGGTCGCCTTCGATAAGGTGATTGCTGAGTTTGGTTCGCAGGAGAAAATTACTAGGTTTGGTCGAGATGTAAGAACAGCATTGCTTCAAGCTGGTATGTCGGTTGGTTATCTACTCTGGGTTTCTCAATGTGATGGATTAAACCTGACCTTTGATGGCATCACATTCAGCAAGTTCATCGATGAGCAAACCCTGCAAATTGATGAATGTAAACTAATTCAAGAAGTTAAGAATAAATCCCAAGCTTTCTCGCTGAAAAGTGAAGATATACAACAACGGCTAACAAACCAGAAAAGCAGCAGCCATGATCCCTGGCAAATCTGCTGTGGTCATGACTTGGTTGAAATCCTGTCCCTAGGCTTACGCAAGGCAATTGGCTCCGCCAAAGCTACTGATGTTGAACCGATCAGCCTTGAGCGTAATTTACGGTTTGCCTATGAAGAAGCTTACTTTCGCAAAACGCAAGTTTACTTGGCCATTTGCACCTGGGAAAACAACAATCAACCATTTAAAGTTTGGCGGAATGACATATAG
- the uvrC gene encoding excinuclease ABC subunit UvrC, translated as MTPAGKTLPLVKEPERLENRLKEIPPEPGVYIMRDGCDRILYIGKSKKLRSRVRSYFRDSQKLSDRIAMMVRQVAEIEFIVTDTEAEALALEANLVKQHQPYFNVLLKDDKKYPYVLITWSEQYPRIFITRNRRVGKKGDKYYGPYTDAGLLRNSLRVAKRIFLLRQRPQPLFTDRPCLNYDIGRCPGVCQQLISPEEYHKTVQKVAMVFQGRTSELIDILTAQMEQAAAELNFEAAARKRDQIAGLKSLTADQKVSLPDDTVSRDAIALAADEKHACIQLFQIRAGKLVGRLGFLAEADSGTPGAILQRVLDDHYQNAESVEIPTEILVQHELPEGEMLGEFLTERKGRKVSILAPQRQTKAELVEMVERNAQHELARMQRVGDRNEQAMQDLAAILDLPDLPHRIEGYDISHIQGSNAVASQVVFIDGLPAKQHYRHYKIKNPTVTSGHSDDFASLAEVIGRRFRKYAEDPQLQRVGNSDWPDVVMIDGGKGQLSSVVAVLQEMNLMEDLRVVSLAKQREEIFLPGESLPLHTDAEQPGVQLLRRLRDEAHRFAVSFHRQQRSDKLRRSRLDEIPGLGFQRQKELLAHFRSVDYIREASPKQLAEVSGIGPRLAQEIYDYFHPA; from the coding sequence ATGACCCCAGCGGGGAAAACATTGCCGCTAGTCAAAGAGCCAGAACGGTTGGAGAATCGCCTGAAGGAGATTCCGCCAGAACCGGGAGTCTATATCATGCGGGATGGGTGCGATCGCATTCTCTACATCGGCAAATCGAAGAAGTTGCGATCGCGCGTTCGTTCCTATTTCCGAGACTCTCAGAAATTAAGCGATCGCATTGCGATGATGGTACGCCAGGTTGCTGAGATTGAATTCATCGTCACCGACACCGAAGCCGAAGCCTTGGCGCTAGAGGCAAATCTTGTCAAACAGCACCAACCTTACTTCAATGTACTCCTAAAGGATGATAAAAAATATCCCTACGTACTGATCACCTGGTCAGAACAATATCCCCGTATTTTCATCACCCGAAATCGGCGTGTAGGTAAAAAAGGAGACAAGTATTATGGCCCTTACACTGATGCAGGACTGTTGCGAAATAGCCTGCGAGTAGCCAAGCGAATATTTCTACTGCGACAACGACCGCAACCGCTATTTACAGATCGCCCTTGTCTAAATTACGACATCGGGCGCTGTCCTGGTGTCTGTCAGCAACTGATTTCCCCAGAGGAATACCATAAAACAGTGCAAAAAGTAGCAATGGTGTTCCAGGGACGCACTAGCGAATTAATCGACATCTTGACAGCGCAAATGGAACAAGCGGCAGCGGAACTAAACTTTGAGGCGGCGGCGAGGAAACGCGATCAGATTGCGGGGTTAAAGTCGCTGACAGCTGACCAAAAAGTGTCTTTGCCAGATGATACCGTTTCGCGGGATGCGATCGCTCTGGCCGCCGACGAGAAACACGCCTGCATTCAATTGTTCCAGATTCGGGCGGGAAAACTGGTGGGACGTTTAGGCTTTCTTGCTGAAGCGGACTCAGGAACTCCGGGAGCAATATTGCAGCGCGTTTTGGACGATCATTACCAAAACGCTGAGTCTGTGGAAATCCCCACAGAAATTTTAGTGCAGCATGAATTGCCAGAAGGCGAGATGCTGGGGGAATTCTTAACGGAACGCAAAGGGCGAAAAGTTAGTATTCTCGCGCCACAGCGCCAAACTAAGGCAGAATTGGTTGAGATGGTGGAGCGCAATGCCCAACACGAACTGGCGCGGATGCAACGAGTTGGCGATCGCAACGAACAAGCGATGCAAGATTTAGCAGCGATTCTGGATTTGCCAGATTTACCCCACCGCATCGAAGGTTACGATATTTCCCACATCCAAGGGTCAAATGCTGTAGCGTCGCAAGTAGTGTTTATTGACGGCTTGCCCGCAAAGCAGCACTATCGCCACTATAAAATTAAGAATCCCACGGTTACATCTGGTCACTCTGACGACTTTGCTAGTCTTGCGGAAGTCATTGGGCGGCGTTTTCGCAAGTATGCTGAAGATCCACAATTACAACGAGTGGGAAATTCCGATTGGCCTGATGTGGTGATGATTGACGGTGGGAAAGGTCAGCTTTCATCTGTTGTTGCTGTTTTGCAAGAGATGAATTTGATGGAAGATTTGCGAGTCGTGAGTCTTGCAAAACAGCGAGAAGAGATTTTCTTACCTGGGGAATCTTTACCACTTCACACAGATGCGGAACAACCGGGCGTGCAACTTTTGCGGCGATTGCGGGATGAAGCGCACCGTTTTGCGGTGAGTTTCCACCGTCAGCAACGGAGTGATAAGTTAAGGCGATCGCGTTTGGATGAAATTCCGGGTTTGGGTTTTCAGCGACAAAAGGAACTTTTGGCGCATTTTCGCTCGGTTGATTATATCCGGGAAGCTTCACCAAAGCAGCTGGCTGAGGTTTCCGGTATTGGCCCGCGTTTAGCTCAGGAGATATACGATTATTTTCATCCGGCTTAA
- a CDS encoding RtcB family protein, translated as MPYEKLEISTPKPVLSWANHALGSDETKMARNVASLPFVFKHVALMPDVHLGKGALVGSVVATKEAIMPAAVGVDIGCGMMAIKTPFTGAQLEGKLKQIRLDLEAAIPVGFNENKDVEKAVLNWQGWRDFKELHSGVQRLESKAMKQMGSLGGGNHFIEVCLDTENSVWLMLHSGSRNIGNMLAQNHIGTAKELAKLAGDRLPDPDLAYFVAGTAEFATYWHDLQWAQDYARFNRDVMMARFKRIVEKHLAGGKQTKPLLSVNCHHNYAEKEVHFGEDVYVTRKGAVRAREEDYGIIPGSMGAKSFIVKGKGNAESYCSCSHGAGRLMSRNKAKNVYTLDDLIQQTNGVECRKDEGVLDEIPGAYKPIEQVMANQADLVEVVATLKQVICIKG; from the coding sequence ATGCCCTACGAAAAGTTAGAAATTTCGACTCCAAAGCCAGTGCTATCTTGGGCAAATCATGCCCTTGGTTCTGATGAAACCAAGATGGCAAGGAATGTCGCATCCCTACCATTTGTCTTTAAGCACGTAGCGCTAATGCCAGATGTTCACCTTGGCAAAGGTGCCTTGGTGGGTTCTGTAGTGGCTACTAAAGAAGCAATTATGCCCGCTGCTGTGGGCGTGGATATTGGTTGCGGGATGATGGCAATTAAAACGCCATTCACCGGCGCGCAATTGGAGGGCAAGCTAAAGCAAATCCGTCTGGATTTAGAAGCTGCTATTCCTGTTGGTTTTAATGAAAACAAAGATGTTGAAAAAGCCGTTTTAAACTGGCAGGGTTGGCGAGATTTCAAGGAACTACATTCAGGTGTACAACGCCTGGAAAGTAAAGCCATGAAACAGATGGGTTCTCTCGGTGGCGGGAATCATTTTATAGAAGTTTGTCTGGATACCGAGAACTCTGTTTGGTTAATGTTGCACTCTGGTTCGCGCAATATTGGCAATATGCTGGCGCAAAACCATATTGGCACGGCTAAGGAACTAGCGAAACTAGCAGGCGATCGCTTACCCGATCCAGACTTAGCTTACTTTGTCGCTGGTACGGCAGAATTTGCCACCTACTGGCACGATTTACAGTGGGCGCAAGACTACGCCCGTTTCAACCGCGATGTGATGATGGCGCGTTTTAAGCGGATTGTGGAAAAGCATCTCGCTGGTGGTAAGCAAACAAAGCCGTTGCTGTCAGTGAACTGTCACCACAACTACGCCGAAAAAGAAGTGCATTTTGGCGAAGATGTGTATGTGACTCGTAAAGGTGCAGTCCGGGCGCGTGAAGAAGATTATGGCATTATTCCCGGCTCAATGGGGGCAAAATCCTTCATTGTTAAGGGTAAAGGTAATGCTGAAAGTTACTGTTCTTGCAGTCATGGTGCTGGACGTTTGATGTCTCGGAACAAGGCAAAGAATGTCTACACGTTGGATGATTTGATTCAGCAAACAAATGGTGTAGAGTGCCGCAAGGATGAGGGCGTTTTGGATGAAATTCCTGGTGCTTATAAGCCGATTGAGCAAGTCATGGCTAATCAAGCGGATCTCGTCGAAGTTGTGGCGACGCTGAAGCAAGTTATCTGTATTAAGGGTTAA
- a CDS encoding AAA family ATPase: MRIQQISVSGLFGIFDHVIPLNMDERITIIHGPNGFGKTAMLRMLNGFLNSKYSVFRTIPFSSFQVEFDNGSSIEVVKASDTSEKTKKKNNITFNFYEPNSEKVSFPLKGTKNPPDIDFPIDILEDIIPEIRRVGSKFWRYLPTGETLSLNEVIDRFEDLLPSKVKSREEPEWLENLKNNINVRLIESQRLLNVVPSRSSRLYSGVPSMLPTVSAYSDELAQLIQSKLAEYGTTSQSLDRTFPARVVQQQPSPDLTDEQLRHQLNDLEETRSRLIEVGLLDKDENSDFQIQPQAIDESTKNILSVYVEDVEKKLSVFNEIASKIDLLRRIINNKFAYSYKEMNFNKEKGFVFKTLYHPSFSDLKPLFPPDLSSGEQHELVLLYELLFKVQPDSLVLIDEPELSLHVGWQAQFLKDLQEITGLADLDVLMATHSPDIIQDRWDLTVELKGPAK, translated from the coding sequence ATGCGAATTCAGCAAATTTCCGTCAGTGGCTTATTTGGAATTTTTGACCATGTGATTCCGTTGAACATGGATGAGAGGATCACAATTATTCATGGTCCGAATGGCTTTGGAAAAACAGCAATGCTGAGGATGCTGAATGGATTCCTCAACTCCAAATACTCAGTGTTTCGGACTATCCCGTTTAGTAGTTTCCAAGTTGAGTTTGATAATGGCAGTAGTATTGAGGTAGTAAAAGCCTCTGACACCTCGGAGAAGACAAAGAAAAAAAATAATATAACTTTCAACTTTTACGAACCTAATTCAGAAAAAGTTTCTTTTCCTCTCAAGGGAACAAAGAACCCTCCTGATATAGACTTTCCAATTGACATTTTAGAAGACATAATACCTGAAATTCGTCGAGTAGGCTCTAAATTTTGGCGGTATCTACCCACTGGTGAAACTCTTTCTTTAAACGAAGTTATAGATCGTTTTGAGGACCTTCTACCCTCAAAAGTAAAGTCACGAGAAGAACCTGAGTGGCTAGAGAACTTGAAGAATAATATTAATGTTCGTCTCATAGAATCACAACGTTTACTAAACGTTGTCCCTAGTCGTTCTTCCAGATTGTATTCTGGGGTACCTTCAATGTTGCCAACTGTTTCTGCCTATTCTGATGAGCTTGCACAGCTTATTCAGTCTAAGCTTGCTGAATACGGTACAACATCTCAATCGCTAGATAGAACATTTCCTGCAAGGGTGGTACAACAACAACCATCTCCCGATTTAACAGATGAACAACTTCGTCATCAGCTAAACGATCTTGAGGAGACTCGCTCTCGTCTTATAGAAGTGGGTCTATTAGATAAGGATGAAAACTCAGACTTTCAAATCCAGCCTCAAGCCATAGATGAAAGTACCAAGAATATCTTATCAGTGTATGTTGAGGACGTAGAAAAGAAGCTGAGTGTTTTTAATGAAATTGCCAGCAAAATTGATCTATTGAGGAGAATTATTAATAATAAGTTTGCTTATTCCTATAAAGAGATGAACTTTAATAAAGAGAAAGGGTTTGTCTTTAAGACACTTTATCATCCCTCGTTCTCTGATTTAAAACCTCTTTTCCCACCCGATTTATCATCGGGTGAGCAACATGAATTGGTTCTTCTGTACGAACTACTATTTAAAGTCCAACCTGATTCTCTAGTCTTGATTGATGAGCCTGAACTATCTCTCCATGTGGGATGGCAGGCTCAGTTTTTAAAGGACTTGCAAGAAATCACAGGACTTGCAGATTTAGATGTTTTAATGGCTACTCACTCACCAGATATCATTCAAGATCGCTGGGATTTGACAGTTGAACTGAAAGGACCAGCCAAGTGA
- a CDS encoding M3 family metallopeptidase has product MQSSSNANESKALTTLDQLDSPQEWNLCDLYKGFDDPHLAQDLQVLQQDATQFRENYRGKVSSLTPEELAQCLQQLEALAEKSGYLYAFPSLVFSADTRNNEAKQFLDKVREALTGIENQLLFFDLELQDLDGAKFRELQGSAALSTYSHYLDRIAQYRPHKLSEEVEQTRNQNSLTGRQAFIQLRSIHLGEQEYEPVTTPEGKTSDTEAELGALLFHPSAEVRYNAYRSVRKVMQQHNLLYGYILNTVTQDHRLESQMRSHASTLHKQLLADEVSEAVFRAIMEGTRSRFDLFQRYYQLKAKSLNQEIRICDIYAPWTDGDDQAAPIEYKNGVETLLSALEQFDINYARRAEEFFVKNWVDAKVRPGKRGGAFCSYTHGKHSYLLLSYTEDYNSLFTLAHEMGHGLHFAWIGDRQTYFNSNPPMVLAEIASTFNELLLLDYLLKTAGDDEKLKRSLITRQLEDQLNLLFRQSTISRLELAIHERAVQGSFDHNFVNEKWTELYRELCGDTVEILPEHQYDWARIGHIYFKPFYCYQYTASNIVSLACYQKYLQVGKDFIPGYLDLLAAGGSMNQVEALRKYVGIDIEDPATISGALTYVEGLLDQLQATL; this is encoded by the coding sequence GTGCAATCGTCTTCTAATGCCAATGAATCTAAAGCACTTACCACTTTAGACCAGCTAGATAGCCCTCAAGAGTGGAATCTTTGTGACCTCTACAAAGGCTTTGACGATCCCCATCTGGCGCAAGATTTGCAGGTACTCCAGCAGGATGCAACCCAGTTTAGAGAAAATTACCGGGGAAAAGTCAGTTCCCTGACACCGGAAGAACTGGCGCAATGTCTGCAACAGCTAGAAGCATTGGCAGAAAAATCTGGTTATCTTTATGCCTTCCCTTCTCTGGTTTTCTCAGCGGATACGCGCAACAATGAGGCGAAGCAATTTCTAGATAAGGTGAGAGAAGCCTTAACTGGAATTGAAAACCAACTGCTGTTTTTTGACCTAGAATTGCAGGATTTAGACGGTGCTAAATTTAGGGAATTGCAGGGATCAGCAGCCTTATCTACCTACAGCCACTACTTAGATCGGATCGCCCAATATCGCCCTCACAAACTTTCTGAAGAAGTCGAGCAAACCCGTAACCAGAATAGCTTAACAGGTCGGCAGGCGTTTATTCAATTGCGTTCTATTCATCTCGGCGAACAGGAGTACGAACCTGTCACCACGCCAGAGGGAAAAACATCTGACACCGAGGCGGAACTGGGTGCATTACTATTTCATCCCTCAGCCGAGGTGCGCTACAACGCTTATCGGTCGGTGCGGAAAGTGATGCAGCAGCACAACTTGCTGTATGGCTATATTTTAAACACTGTGACGCAAGATCATCGGCTGGAAAGCCAGATGCGATCGCACGCCTCGACGTTGCACAAACAACTGTTGGCGGATGAAGTCTCGGAGGCTGTGTTTCGGGCGATTATGGAAGGAACGCGATCGCGTTTTGATCTGTTCCAACGATACTACCAGCTCAAAGCAAAATCGCTGAATCAAGAAATCCGGATTTGCGACATCTATGCACCTTGGACAGATGGCGACGACCAGGCTGCGCCAATTGAGTACAAAAATGGTGTAGAAACCCTGCTATCTGCTTTAGAACAGTTTGACATCAACTATGCTCGACGGGCAGAAGAATTTTTCGTAAAAAACTGGGTGGATGCCAAAGTGCGTCCCGGTAAGCGCGGCGGTGCTTTCTGCTCCTACACTCATGGTAAGCACAGTTACTTGTTGCTTTCTTACACAGAAGATTACAACTCTCTGTTTACGTTAGCGCACGAGATGGGGCATGGCTTGCACTTTGCCTGGATAGGCGATCGCCAAACCTATTTTAACAGTAATCCGCCAATGGTGCTGGCAGAAATTGCCTCAACCTTTAATGAATTACTGTTGTTGGATTACTTGCTGAAAACTGCTGGCGACGACGAAAAACTTAAGCGATCGCTAATAACTCGGCAATTGGAAGATCAGCTAAATTTGCTATTCCGCCAAAGCACAATTAGCCGTTTAGAATTGGCAATTCACGAACGCGCCGTCCAAGGTAGTTTTGACCACAATTTTGTTAACGAAAAGTGGACGGAACTTTACCGCGAACTCTGTGGCGATACCGTGGAAATTTTGCCCGAACACCAGTATGATTGGGCGCGGATTGGCCACATCTACTTTAAACCGTTCTACTGCTATCAATACACAGCTTCCAACATTGTCAGTCTCGCTTGTTACCAAAAATATCTTCAGGTAGGTAAAGATTTTATTCCTGGCTACCTCGATCTATTAGCAGCAGGAGGAAGCATGAATCAGGTGGAAGCATTACGCAAGTATGTGGGAATAGACATCGAAGATCCAGCCACAATTAGCGGTGCTTTGACTTATGTTGAGGGTCTTTTAGATCAGCTGCAAGCAACGCTTTAA
- a CDS encoding class I SAM-dependent methyltransferase has translation MAVGKNSIYERFLAPVIRMFIDEKGLRRFYESVDWQKESDRFRNPNLEYPSYYSSQNFHGIEGGYLTPGAAVSYDPVTQYVLPPNEAWIRQSLVDAICGQPRRILDLGCGTGSTTLMLKKAFPEAEVIGLDLSPYMLVMSEYKARNAEANIQFLHGSAEATGFPDASFDLVTASLLFHETPPEISRAILRESFRLLRAGGEVLILDGNQKTIRQVDWLSEIFEEPYIRAYAADSVDAWMGSAGFEAVQTQDVWAIHQLTKGVKPIPVQNSRRTAIADIADNEDLAGLGIPAYGTLA, from the coding sequence ATGGCGGTTGGCAAGAACTCAATCTATGAGCGCTTCTTAGCACCTGTGATTCGGATGTTCATTGATGAGAAAGGGTTACGGCGTTTTTATGAAAGCGTTGATTGGCAAAAGGAGAGCGATCGCTTCCGCAATCCCAATTTAGAATATCCTTCTTACTACAGTAGTCAAAACTTCCACGGCATAGAGGGCGGTTATCTTACCCCTGGTGCGGCAGTTTCCTACGATCCCGTTACCCAGTATGTTTTGCCGCCTAACGAAGCCTGGATACGTCAAAGCTTGGTTGATGCAATTTGTGGGCAACCGCGACGGATACTGGATTTAGGTTGCGGTACAGGTTCCACAACTCTGATGTTAAAAAAGGCTTTCCCGGAAGCGGAAGTTATTGGTTTAGACTTATCGCCTTATATGCTGGTAATGTCTGAATACAAAGCCAGAAACGCTGAGGCTAATATTCAATTTTTGCACGGCAGTGCGGAGGCTACGGGGTTTCCCGATGCGTCTTTTGACTTGGTAACAGCTTCTCTGTTGTTTCACGAGACACCACCAGAGATATCGCGTGCCATTCTGCGGGAAAGTTTTCGCTTGCTGAGGGCTGGAGGAGAGGTTTTAATACTCGATGGGAATCAGAAAACTATTCGCCAAGTTGATTGGTTGAGCGAAATTTTTGAGGAGCCTTATATTAGAGCTTACGCCGCCGATAGCGTCGATGCTTGGATGGGATCGGCAGGATTTGAAGCTGTGCAAACTCAGGACGTGTGGGCGATACACCAATTAACTAAAGGTGTTAAACCTATCCCAGTCCAGAATTCCCGGCGTACAGCGATCGCTGACATAGCTGATAATGAAGATTTGGCGGGCTTGGGTATCCCGGCTTATGGCACATTGGCATGA
- a CDS encoding HAD family hydrolase: MTLKAVLFDFNGVIIKDEAIHRDLIDEILISENLRSKPGEYRQFCLGRSDRACLQKILTNRGREVRDGYLTQLVNRKAQAYQQALDKLEELPIYPGLEDFIQKLRLHEVKLAIVSDALRTEVELVLNRTGLLEHFSVIIAADDITTSKPEPDGYLLAIERLNLKASNCLAIEDTPAGIQAARSAGVQVVGVAHTYPFHMLQRWTNWAVDYFTDLEVERVQQIFSRTTPQATAG, from the coding sequence ATGACTTTGAAGGCAGTTCTGTTTGATTTTAACGGTGTAATTATTAAGGATGAGGCAATTCACCGGGATCTGATTGATGAAATTCTAATTTCGGAAAATCTGCGCTCAAAACCGGGGGAGTATCGACAATTTTGTTTAGGCAGAAGCGATCGCGCCTGTCTACAAAAGATTCTCACAAATCGCGGCAGAGAAGTCAGAGACGGCTATTTAACCCAATTGGTGAACCGCAAGGCTCAAGCCTACCAGCAGGCTTTGGATAAGTTGGAAGAACTGCCAATTTATCCTGGGTTAGAGGACTTTATTCAAAAGCTGCGGTTGCATGAGGTGAAACTAGCTATTGTCAGCGATGCCCTCCGCACTGAAGTAGAATTGGTGTTAAATCGCACCGGGTTACTTGAGCATTTTTCGGTTATTATTGCTGCTGACGACATCACCACCAGTAAGCCAGAACCTGATGGGTATCTCTTGGCGATAGAACGCCTCAACCTCAAAGCTTCTAATTGTCTGGCAATTGAAGATACCCCAGCCGGAATTCAAGCGGCGAGATCGGCTGGTGTACAAGTGGTGGGGGTAGCCCATACTTACCCGTTTCATATGCTCCAGCGTTGGACTAACTGGGCTGTAGATTATTTTACCGACTTAGAAGTGGAGCGGGTGCAGCAAATATTTTCCCGCACGACACCGCAGGCAACCGCAGGTTAA
- a CDS encoding Uma2 family endonuclease: MIAIRQLNQMTPQEYLEWEPTQEIRYEYIDGEVFAMTGGTKPHNRIAGNIYTALDSHLQERGCEVYIADVKVQASENGPYHYPDVVVTCDSRDRNSNQFVQYPCLIVEVLSPSTEAFDRGGKFARYRQMETLQEYVLIQSEQIGVECFRRNEEGLWVLYPYESGDTFTLSSVGLSLSVDAVYRQVRFESTETEAS, from the coding sequence ATGATTGCTATTCGACAACTTAACCAGATGACTCCCCAAGAGTATTTGGAATGGGAACCTACTCAAGAAATCCGCTACGAATACATTGATGGGGAAGTCTTTGCCATGACTGGGGGGACGAAGCCCCACAACCGGATCGCTGGCAATATCTACACGGCTCTAGATAGTCATTTACAAGAGAGAGGCTGCGAAGTCTATATTGCAGATGTTAAGGTGCAAGCCTCTGAGAATGGCCCTTATCATTACCCTGATGTGGTAGTGACTTGTGACTCCAGAGATCGAAACTCTAATCAGTTTGTTCAGTATCCTTGCCTAATTGTAGAAGTCCTTTCCCCTTCTACAGAAGCTTTTGATCGGGGGGGTAAATTTGCCCGATATCGTCAGATGGAAACTTTACAGGAGTACGTGCTGATCCAGTCAGAACAGATAGGGGTGGAGTGCTTTAGGCGCAATGAGGAGGGTTTGTGGGTACTTTATCCCTATGAGTCAGGAGATACATTCACTCTCTCTAGTGTGGGACTTTCTCTAAGCGTAGATGCTGTATATCGACAAGTTAGATTTGAATCTACGGAGACAGAGGCATCTTGA